A genome region from Setaria italica strain Yugu1 chromosome III, Setaria_italica_v2.0, whole genome shotgun sequence includes the following:
- the LOC105913919 gene encoding zinc finger BED domain-containing protein RICESLEEPER 2-like: protein MSSHRLEASGTSESTNNNSSQTPNRRAPVWEYYEPDLVEIDGVLKAICKYCGTKLTANRKSGTNSLRTHIAEHCPTIPSDDRNKFVATMKKKHVDGSFTFNQQRSRDLMIAWCVRADVAFNKFDDEGFEPWMESLQPAFRCIGRQMIRNECVAKFERAKIELRSELQSLNSRICFTSDLWTSNQKLGYICVTAHYIGPDFVLKKKIIAFKDLKYPHTGVAIEEAITTVLTDYGIKEKMFTITLDNAANNKAACDLLQESGKSDMLFGGEHLLVRCCAHILNILVQDGMNIVSAVIELIRDLIRHINSSPSRIQDFNEIAQRECLAAKAGLVLGKKKTRTRIC from the coding sequence ATGTCTTCTCATCGGTTAGAGGCCTCTGGTACTAGTGAGAGCACCAACAACAATTCCTCGCAAACACCAAATAGAAGGGCACCAGTCTGGGAGTATTATGAGCCGGATTTGGTCGAGATAGATGGTGTCCTAAAAGCAATTTGCAAGTACTGTGGAACAAAGTTGACTGCAAACAGAAAATCAGGTACAAACAGCCTTCGAACTCACATTGCGGAGCATTGCCCCACAATCCCTAGTGATGATAGGAACAAATTTGTCGCTACAATGAAGAAAAAGCATGTAGATGGTTCATTCACCTTTAATCAACAGAGAAGTCGTGACTTGATGATTGCATGGTGTGTTAGAGCTGATGTAGCATTCAATaagtttgatgatgaagggtttGAGCCTTGGATGGAGTCATTGCAACCTGCATTTAGATGCATAGGGCGACAAATGATTCGTAATGAATGTGTTGCTAAGTTTGAGAGAGCAAAGATAGAATTACGAAGTGAACTTCAGAGTCTTAACTCTCGCATTTGCTTCACATCTGATCTTTGGACATCAAACCAAAAGTTGGGATATATTTGTGTGACAGCTCACTATATTGGCCCTGATTttgttttgaagaaaaagataatTGCATTTAAGGATCTGAAGTATCCACATACGGGTGTAGCTATTGAGGAAGCCATTACAACTGTTCTGACAGATTATGGTATCAAAGAGAAGATGTTTACCATCACACTCGACAATGCAGCAAATAACAAGGCAGCTTGTGATCTTTTGCAAGAAAGCGGAAAGTCTGACATGTTATTTGGTGGTGAGCatcttcttgttagatgttgtGCTCATATACTCAACATTCTTGTCCAAGATGGTATGAACATTGTTAGTGCTGTGATAGAGTTGATAAGAGACCTGATTAGGCACATTAACTCATCACCATCACGTATCCAGGATTTCAATGAGATAGCTCAAAGGGAATGTCTTGCTGCAAAGGCTGGTTTAGTCCTTGGAAAAAAGAAGACTAGAACAAGAATTTGCTGA
- the LOC101785743 gene encoding uncharacterized protein LOC101785743: protein MVLGLRTKTRKDSAFHVDFNILIQEISPWPPSESLKSLRSVVLFWENGERNSGKTSTVAPSIGSGSASGKIEFNEFISLQAVFQKEGSSKSGKWQKNLLELNLYEPRRDKLKGQHLGTATLDLAEHAMFHEDSSVPVPLNSKRSFKSNAQPMVYLRIQPLDGDNSSVSSRDALSKEASIDKDSKEFASATMSEEYTEDTEFASFTDDDEEEAPYPYRSGGTVPTGSNRSQESLKGKDISLAVNEGTSSTFDSQHEMASSSTKTRSEEVEKYPIQARKTNGHPGNLSLSSDLPREQTPSLPPHNAFRSGRKMSFAYGMTESNQRHFGDRTYSTLTTDRARNMRFSMRVPDVNGSVINKKVDVQKEEVKEFDSQDVAIAHENTTSADDGLQVQEPIRISNNRNDSKVRELELKVELLEAELREVAAAEIGLYSIIAEHGSSVNKVHTPARRLSRHFVHALKNFSRDKMGSAARSATSGLVLVAKSCGYDIARLSFWLSNCVVLRGIVTETSKQSGTINGINSASYSSKPAYRKNSASMWESLNRKKGKLVSPEFDNWEDVDTFIAAIKKIESWIFSRIVETLWWQTFTPHMQSAYITSDLKTSSNAKRSYGRITVVGDQQQATISMDIWKKAFKEASERLCPVRAAGHECGCLPMLAKLVMEQCIARLDVAMFNAILRESDDEIPTDPMSDPITDPKVLPIPSGKFSFGAGVQLKNAIGSWSRSLTDLFGMDMDDYPEVENADGENGFAESRKPFYLLNALSDLLMLPKDVLMDTSTRKELCPTFSSSIIKNILVGFVPDEFCPDPIQNSLLEALELEDHLECNKGIHSIPCGASPILYSPPASGAILSVIGDPRKSGSAILRKSNTSDDELDELSSPLTFISNTLSNPLAKLKRISNSSTSRYRLLHEVWRLDDQ from the exons ATGGTGCTAGGTCTCCGAACCAAGACGAGGAAGGATTCTGCCTTCCATGTGGATTTCAACATCCTCATCCAAGAAATCAGCCCTTGGCCCCCTTCGGAGTCCCTGAAGTCTTTGCGCTCCGTGGTGCTGTTCTGGGAAAATGGCGAGCGCAATTCAGGGAAGACAAGCACTGTTGCTCCTTCAATTGGGTCTGGTTCTGCATCTGGGAAGATTGAATTCAATGAGTTCATAAGCTTACAGGCTGTTTTCCAGAAGGAGGGGTCATCCAAGAGTGGAAAGTGGCAGAAGAACCTGCTTGAGTTGAACTTGTATGAGCCAAGGAGGGATAAGCTGAAGGGTCAACATTTGGGGACTGCAACATTAGACTTGGCAGAGCATGCAATGTTTCATGAGGACTCGAGTGTCCCTGTACCTCTCAATTCCAAGAGGAGCTTCAAAAGCAATGCCCAGCCCATGGTTTACCTTCGAATCCAGCCATTGGATGGGGATAACTCAAGTGTTTCCTCACGAGATGCATTATCAAAAGAGGCATCAATTGATAAAGATTCAAAGGAATTCGCCTCGGCAACGATGAGTGAGGAGTACACTGAAGATACTGAGTTTGCTTCCTtcactgatgatgatgaagaggaagctCCGTACCCATACCGCTCGGGTGGAACTGTTCCTACAGGTAGCAATAGATCTCAGGAATCTCTCAAG GGGAAGGATATCAGCTTGGCTGTTAATGAAGGCACCAGCTCAACATTTGATTCTCAGCATGAAATGGCATCATCCAGTACGAAAACCAGGAGTGAAGAAGTCGAAAAGTACCCAATTCAAGCCCGAAAGACAAATGGCCATCCAGGGAATCTGTCTCTCTCATCAGATTTGCCCAGAGAGCAAACTCCGTCTCTTCCACCACATAATGCATTCAGAAGTGGTCGTAAAATGTCATTTGCATATGGTATGACTGAATCCAACCAAAGACACTTTGGGGATAGAACATATAGCACTTTAACTACTGATAGAGCAAGGAATATGAGGTTCAGTATGAGAGTTCCAGATGTTAATGGAAGTGTCATAAATAAGAAAGTTGATGTGCAAAAGGAGGAAGTGAAGGAATTTGATTCCCAGGATGTTGCGATTGCTCATGAGAATACGACCAGTGCTGATGATGGATTGCAAGTCCAGGAGCCAATACGCATTTCAAATAATCGAAATGACAGCAAAGTTCGAGAACTCGAACTTAAGGTTGAGTTGCTTGAAGCAGAGCTACGAGAAGTCGCTGCTGCTGAGATAGGCCTTTATTCAATAATTGCAGAACATGGTAGCTCAGTGAACAAGGTCCATACACCAGCACGAAGGCTCTCCAGGCATTTCGTGCATGCACTAAAAAACTTTTCAAGAGACAAGATGGGAAGTGCAGCAAGGAGTGCTACCTCTGGGCTGGTTTTGGTTGCAAAATCTTGCGGATATGATATCGCAAG GTTGAGTTTCTGGTTATCAAACTGTGTAGTATTGCGGGGAATTGTTACTGAAACTTCTAAGCAATCGGGTACTATAAATGGCATCAATTCTGCTAGTTATAGTTCCAAACCGGCATATAGGAAAAATTCTGCATCAATGTGGGAGTCACTTAATAGGAAGAAAGGAAAACTAGTTTCCCCTGAGTTTGATAACTGGGAAGATGTTGACACATTTATAGCTGCAATAAAGAAGATTGAATCATGGATATTTTCACGAATTGTTGAAACCCTTTGGTGGCAG ACATTCACACCACATATGCAATCTGCTTATATAACCAGTGACTTGAAAACTAGTTCGAATGCAAAGAGAAGCTATGGAAGGATTACTGTTGTGGGAGACCAGCAACAAGCAACCATATCCATGGACATATGGAAAAAGGCTTTCAAAGAGGCATCAGAAAGGCTTTGCCCAGTAAGGGCAGCTGGACATGAGTGTGGATGCCTACCTATGTTGGCCAAATTG GTTATGGAGCAATGCATAGCTAGATTGGATGTAGCAATGTTCAATGCTATATTACGTGAATCAGATGATGAAATTCCAACAGACCCCATGTCTGACCCGATAACTGATCCTAAGGTTCTTCCAATACCATCTGGGAAATTTAGCTTCGGTGCTGGGGTCCAACTGAAAAATGCT ATTGGCAGCTGGTCCAGAAGTCTTACTGACTTGTTTGGTATGGATATGGATGACTATCCGGAAGTTGAGAATGCAGATGGTGAAAATGGCTTTGCTGAATCCCGAAAGCCATTCTATCTCCTGAATGCATTGAGTGATCTCTTGATGCTCCCCAAGGATGTGCTCATGGATACCAGTACTAGAAAAGAG CTTTGTCCTACCTTCAGTTCATCAATCATCAAGAATATCCTTGTGGGCTTTGTACCAGATGAATTTTGCCCAGATCCAATTCAAAACTCTTTACTTGAAGCACTAGAATTGGAG GACCACCTGGAGTGCAACAAGGGCATACACTCGATCCCATGTGGTGCATCACCAATCTTGTATAGTCCTCCGGCATCTGGAGCAATTCTAAGCGTCATCGGCGATCCCAGGAAGAGCGGTTCCGCCATCCTTCGCAAGTCCAACACGAGCGACGACGAGCTGGATGAACTGAGCTCTCCACTGACTTTCATCTCCAACACGTTGTCGAACCCGCTTGCAAAGCTGAAGCGGATCAGCAACTCGAGCACATCGAGGTACAGGCTCCTCCATGAGGTCTGGAGGCTGGATGACCAGTAG
- the LOC101777010 gene encoding E3 ubiquitin-protein ligase ORTHRUS 2 — translation MPDLPCDGDGVCMVCRAAAPPEVDLLRCSTCATPWHSPCLSERPALSDAASWSCPDCSGSSSAPAAAPAAGGELVAAIRAIEADATLSDQDKARRRQKLLAGSAAADDENKDEGEGDDVLEMLGRSFSCAFCLKLPDRPVTTPCGHNFCLKCFQKWIHSGKKTCGKCRAQIPSKMAQQPRINSNLVEAIRMAKISKNANSDSSAATYHYIRNDDRPDKAYRTERAKRAGKANASSGQIFVTIAPDHFGPILAENDPKRNIGVRVGETWGDRLECRQWGAHFPHIAGIAGQSTHGAQSVALSGGYEDDEDHGEWFLYTGSGGRDLSGNKRTNKEQSFDQKFEKMNAALRISCMKGYPVRVVRSHKEKRSSYAPESGLRYDGIYRIEKCWRKIGIQGKFRVCRYLFVRCDNEPAPWTSDDHGDRPRPLPKIPELQDATDITERKGRPAWDYDEKEGWRWMAPPPISRKPVLTGVSETDKQIRRRTRCAQMSVAERLLKEFACSICKEVIKEPLTTPCAHNFCKTCLLGAYDTQSSVRERSRGGRTLRAQKIVKKCPSCPTDICDFLVNPQINREMMDLIESLQKAVEEGGDDTNECGDDSDDLEETDGGLAKGEDDISLNEDEQGSDEDKKMDCEIEDSDVNADGSVKTVAEIKEGDEQPNKKDKGDAEEGKDAMKNKTNATEVVDALVEEDAVEEIKGSKEVDNNESQQPQKGDDTDIGIDGSKRMKTSASLDETAGV, via the exons atGCCAGACCTCCCGTGCGACGGAGATGGCGTCTGCATggtctgccgcgccgccgccccgcccgagGTCGACCTCCTCCGCTGCTCCACCTGCGCGACGCCATGGCACTCTCCCTGCCTCTCCGAGCGCCCCGCGCTCTCCGACGCCGCAAGCTGGAGCTGCCCCGACTGCTCTGGTTCCAGctctgctcccgccgccgcccccgcggcaGGAGGCGAGCTCGTCGCCGCCATCCGCGCTATCGAGGCCGACGCTACTCTCTCCGACCAAGATAAGGCGCGACGCCGCCAGAAGCTCCTCGCCGGATCTGCCGCCGCCGATGACGAGAACAAGGACGAGGGTGAAGGGGATGATGTCCTCGAGATGCTTGGCAGAAGCTTCAGTTGCGCCTTCTGCTTGAAGCTGCCCGATCGCCCCGTCACC ACACCATGTGGCCATAACTTCTGTTTGAAATGCTTCCAGAAGTGGATACATAGTGGAAAGAAGACATGTGGCAAGTGTCGTGCACAGATCCCGTCAAAAATGGCACAGCAACCACGAATTAATTCCAATTTAGTGGAAGCTATTCGCATGGCAAAAATTTCGAAGAATGCTAATTCAGATAGCTCAGCAGCGACATATCATTACATCCGGAATGATGATAGGCCTGACAAGGCATATAGAACTGAGAGGGCAAAGCGGGCTGGAAAGGCAAATGCATCAAGCGGCCAGATCTTCGTGACCATTGCTCCAGACCATTTTGGTCCCATtcttgcagaaaatgaccccaAGAGGAACATTGGCGTTCGAGTTGGGGAAACATGGGGAGACCGACTTGAATGCAGGCAATGGGGTGCTCATTTTCCTCATATTGCTGGTATTGCTGGCCAGTCCACACATGGTGCTCAGTCAGTAGCACTTTCAGGAGGATACGAAGATGATGAAGACCATGGGGAGTGGTTCCTTTATACTGGAAG TGGTGGGAGAGATCTAAGCGGAAACAAGAGAACAAACAAGGAACAATCTTTTGATCAAAAGTTTGAGAAGATGAATGCAGCTTTGCGTATCAGTTGCATGAAGGGTTACCCGGTCCGGGTTGTGCg GTCCCACAAAGAGAAGCGCTCTTCCTATGCTCCTGAATCTGGTTTGAGGTATGATGGAATTTATAGAATTGAGAAATGCTGGAGGAAGATTGGTATTCAG GGTAAGTTCAGAGTATGCAGGTATCTCTTTGTACGCTGTGACAATGAACCAGCTCCTTGGACCAG TGATGATCATGGTGACCGTCCAAGGCCATTGCCCAAGATACCGGAGCTACAAGATGCAACTGATATAACTGAGAGAAAAGGACGTCCTGCATGGGACTATGAT GAGAAAGAAGGTTGGAGATGGATGGCTCCTCCTCCAATCAGCAGAAAGCCTGTTCTCACTGGTGTTTCTGAGACTGACAAGCAAATCCGGAGAAGAACAAGGTGTGCTCAGATGTCTGTGGCCGAAAGACTGCTGAAAG AGTTTGCTTGTTCTATCTGCAAGGAAGTGATTAAAGAACCACTCACTACTCCCTGTGCTCACAACTTTTGCAAGACTTGTTTGCTTGGGGCATATGATACCCAGTCCTCTGTGAGAGAAAGAAGCCGTGGTGGTCGGACTCTAAGGGCTCAAAAGATTGTGAAGAAGTGCCCTTCCTGCCCAACTGATATCTGTGACTTCCTAGTGAATCCACAG aTCAACCGAGAGATGATGGATCTGATCGAGTCTTTGCAGAAGGCTGTTGAAGAAGGCGGTGATGACACTAACGAATGCGGTGATGATAGTgatgacttggaggaaactgaTGGTGGTTTGGCAAAGGGAGAGGACGATATCAGCTTGAATGAGGATGAGCAAGGTAGTGATGAGGATAAGAAGATGGATTGCGAAATCGAAGATTCAGATGTCAACGCTGATGGTTCTGTCAAAACTGTGGCTGAAATCAAGGAGGGAGACGAGCAGCCTAATAAGAAGGATAAAGGAGATGCTGAGGAAGGAAAAGATGCTATGAAGAACAAGACGAATGCAACAGAAGTGGTGGATGCGTTAGTCGAAGAAGACGCTGTGGAAGAGATCAAGGGCTCCAAGGAGGTTGACAACAATGAAAGCCAGCAGCCTCAGAAGGGAGACGACACTGACATTGGCATAGATGGCAGTAAAAGGATGAAGACTAGTGCATCCTTGGACGAGACTGCTGGTGTGTAA